In Mixta intestinalis, the following are encoded in one genomic region:
- the ppnP gene encoding pyrimidine/purine nucleoside phosphorylase gives MLNVSEYFEGKVKSIGFSSASTGRASVGVMVEGEYTFSTAQPEEMTVISGALNVLLPGETEWKAYEAGSVFHVPGHSEFHLQVAEPTSYLCRYL, from the coding sequence ATGCTGAATGTAAGCGAGTACTTTGAAGGGAAAGTGAAATCGATCGGTTTTTCCAGCGCCAGCACCGGACGCGCCAGCGTCGGCGTAATGGTTGAGGGAGAATATACTTTCAGCACCGCGCAGCCGGAAGAGATGACGGTTATCAGCGGCGCGCTGAATGTGTTGCTACCGGGCGAAACCGAATGGAAAGCTTACGAAGCGGGCAGCGTTTTCCACGTACCCGGTCACAGCGAATTCCATTTGCAGGTAGCGGAACCGACCTCTTATCTCTGCCGCTACCTTTAA